The DNA sequence CTCCAATCTGATTGGCCGGGGCTGCGGACGAGGCAGGACAGGCCGGGTTTTGAGGGCGTCCCCACCAGGTCGGCTCCACCAGCGAGACGCGCAGGTAGAACAGTCCGGAGGAGTGCGGGGAAGGTGGGAATTGGGAGGACCGCCCAAGTTGGAGCTTTGGGGGACGCGGGGCTTGGCTCCTTGGAGTCTCTATGGTGTTTGCCGCTGCTTGAGAGCACCATAGCTCGGGCACCATGGCGGGTTGAATTCAGCCGCTCGAGAATCTTCCAAGGCCCGACCCTCTGATTTTGGGGATAGCCTCTTCTCCCCAGTCTGTTTTGTTATTGTTCATTTTTCGTCGGTCCTTTGTGGGCGTTTTTTTATTGTGTGGGGGTCCCGCAAAAACGAGCTGCGGTTCGGCCTGTGGTTCTGCAGGTGCCGCTGCCTGCCCCAGGCTGGAGGCATCTGTGCGGCGCGTACCGGCGCCCCTCGCTACTTTTCACAGCCACCCCGTGAGCAGGTGGAGCCCTCTTCacgttacagatgaggaatctgaggtcAGAATGACTCGCCCAAAGTCAGCTAGTTGAGGAGCTTCCAGCGGACTCTGGGACAGGAGTTTGCCGGACTTCTCGAAGGACAGCTGTGTAATACTGGACAACCTGATGCCACTAAAACAGGTCCCACAGCTTCTTTGATTTCCAATTGCCTTAGAAATAGGCCCTTAAAAGGTATTTAAACCCTTTAGAATCTGACTCTCTGGACTGTACCCGCCCCCCTTCTTCCATCCAAGCCACTCTGCATGTACTTGTCCCTGAGCATGGAAGCCCCTTCCTTCATCTGGTTACATCAGCTCAAGGCTCACCTCCTTGACAGGCGTCTTCCTTAGTCACCAACCTCTGCTTGCACTGGCCCAGGGGCATCATGGCTGCGTCCTGCTCTGGTGCAGTCAGTTTTATGTCTGTCTCATTtgccttctttcagttctttcagaGTTTCTTGTTTAACCcactgtaagtccggggagaggaaatcccggggcaaaatacctctaaaaaccgaaatcagtcaaagggagaaataaagtttaaaacccatttattgctttcaaaactgcagtccggcccatctctactgctccagcagcagcaaaacgggccctgccctcccctctcaagtacagataagccctccttgcccaggtaattacccattgatatggatgaacttttctccacccctgaggatatgatgcaaatacttctttccacctctgaaagccatttgatatgcagatgtactaaagccaggtgagatattctggaaatgttacaattttacccacacccatcCTGACCAGCCTTTATCTCCAGTGGCTGAGGACAGCTAGCAGTCCCTGCTTTGTGCAGTTCACCGCAGATGGTAAAGGAGCTACTGCATTATGAATGGTGGTGAGCAGAGGGCTTGGACATTCTCTATTGCACCACTGGGCCAGGAACAAAGCCCAGCTCAGGCCTGGCTCAAGGAGTCACCCAGCAGTGAGTGGGTGGTGTGGTATGTGGACATGCCACTGTGCACCTGTGACTCTGAGTCTGTGGTCCCATGGTGAACCCCTCCTGTAAAGCCAGGATTTTGGAGGTGGGAAGGTGACCCTACTATGCAGCACATCACACTCCTGGGAAGGGCAACTGCTAAGACCTGTTTTGTAGCCCTCCAGTGCCAATGCCCTTTTACAGCTAGGGATGACTTGTACAGACCTTTCAGCATTCATCTTCTCTCCCTGTAACCGAAGCCTGGGGAAGGACACCTCATGGGGTCCCATAGCCCATGTTTCCACCACCCTTTCAGGTGATCAGAGGCACCCATTACACAGTGTTGCCAAAACGGGGTCAGGTTAATCTCTGCATTCCCTTTAGGAGCCAGGAGCAGACTGGGACATCCACAAGTGtttgagggaggaggaggaagaagggaagagggatTGCCCCAGAGAGGGGAAGCACCAGGTCCCTACCTACTGCCCACCCTCCTCGAGACACCAGGTCAGGATCCCTAGGAGGGCCAGCTTTActgtttggggtggggaggagaatggACCCAAGGTTCTGAAGGTGTGAGAATGCACAAACACGCCAGGGGTGCATGGACTACAGCCTCCAGGGCAACTGGAAGTCCTCCAATTCCAAGGACTGCAGTGAGTCGCCTCTAGGTTCTTGAGGTGTTTGCGTGCCAGGAACAGCGCAAGCTGCCGGCGCCGCCGGGGGCTCAGGCTCTGGCCCACTAACCAGGGGAAAGTGAGCCCGTGCGGCTCCCAGGCCTCCTTGTCCTGCTCGTCCTTGCAGCGCGCACGGTAGGAGCGCGCACGGTAGGAACGCAGCGGTGCCAGGAACCATTCGTTATCCACGCGGTAGCGCGCGCAGAAGGCGGCCTCCTGTGGCAGGTTGTGGGCGCGCAGCCAGCGGATCACGACTGCGAGGCCCTCGAGCGCCATCACATTAGGGTAGCGGTGTTGCAGCAGGCGCAGTAGCAACTCATTGACGCGGCTGCCCTCCAAGTCGCTGGATGGCAGGGGGCGCAGGGGCCCCGAGGTGCTGACCACTTCCTTCTGCGTGCGGCGGGGCAGCCGCACTGGCCCCGGGTAGCGGCACAACTGCCCTGCCACATTGAGGTTGAAATGTTCCGGCACAGAGCGCACCAccagtcccttccagctctggggCATGAGGTCGTCGAAGGTGGCATCGAGCCCCAGCGCCCCCAGCTCTAGGTACATCATTGTGGCCCAGGTGGCCGTGAAGCCACCGATGGACCAGCCGTAGACCACCACGTGCGCAGGCGGGAAGTGCAGGCCGTGCAGCGCGTCCTTGACAGCCACGTCCATGGCGCTGGCATTGTGCTGAGGGAACGGCGCGCCTGTGCCATCCCCGAAGCCTGGGTGGTTCCAGCTGAGCACCGAGTACCCCGCCTCCAGGGGCGCTGACAGGCAGCCCATTTCGTAGAAGCCAGCATTGCCCTCGCAGCAGATGACGGACGAGTAGTAGGCTGCGGCTGTGGCTGCCCGGCTGCTGGTGGCGGTCCATGAACATGGTGTCAATCTCATTGCCGTCACAGGCTACCAGCTTGGCGCGCCGGCCACGGTAACGCTCCACGAGGTCTCCTGGCCTTGCCGCAGTAGCTGCAGCAGCGCACGCATCATCAGGAACGTGGAGCCGGGGTACACAAGCCAGCGGCCCAGCGAGTGGGTCAGGGCGTGGCTGGCAAGCTGGCAGGGCAGCTCGCGTATCTACTGCAGGAGGCACTGCGCCTGGCTGCGCGCCCCACGCCGCGGCCGACCCGGTGCGACCCCATCTAGCGCCTCACCCTGCAGCAGCCACACGCCCGCCACAGCTGCAGTGCGCGTCAGGGCCCGGTGACTGCCGCCACCCCTGCTGGTGGCGCGAATGTCATCCCAGAGGAAGTCCACTGGCCAGTTGCGGAAGTTGTAGGTATAGTTGGCAGTGAGGTAGATCTTGAACACGTGCACCAGTGCCTTCATGAAGCAGACGACACACATGGGCATCGAAGCTATGTGGCACTCCACAAGAGCCCTAATTCCCAGTTGCCACTGGGTGGCAATCGTGGCAGGGGGCCCAGGCCCCGCCGGATGGGCGGCTGCAGGGATGTGTGCCGTGCAGGGGCTGTTTTGGGACAAGCCTCCTCAGGGCTTGGCCCTAATGGCCTTTGTGACCTGGGCCTTCCAGGTCCCAGAGGAGGTAGCATCTGCCTGGCATGGACAGGCTTTGTGAGTCACTGTTACTGAGGGAAAAGGCAACGCCCGGTGACGGGCTCACAAAGGGAGTTGCCTGGTGTGGTGGACCTCAAGTTCTGCCTGCCCCCAGGACGCAAGCCCTAGCACCCCACAGGCAGCCACACCCTCCCGTGGCCCCCCTCCCCCTGCGTCTTCCCAGCACCCTGCTCCACCTGCCTCCTACCCACACCCAGGCCCACCCACACCTTGAGCAGCACCCACCTACCTTCTTAAACTGAAGATGGAAAGGCTGGCTGGAAATCGACAGCCTTAACCTCATTGGGGTGGGGGGTCTCCTTGGTAAAAATGCATGTGCTGAAACAAGCTTGCTGTGGGACCCTCCTTCACCTCTTGAAGTGCCCACACTGGTGGGGAAGGCAGCTAGGGTCAGGAAATAGCCCTGGGGATCAGGCTGTGTGAGAACTTGCAGACAAGGTGGTCTCCAGGAGAAGGCTGGGCGCAACGGTCCCCTGCCCCGGCCTGTGCCAAGTGGCTGTGCCCCAGCCCTCCCAGTGCAAGGGAGCAGCCAGGAAACCCAAAAAGCCTTGTCTCTGGGAGAGCCAGAGGCCGGCTGGGGTGGCTGCTGCAGAAGCAGAGAGGCAGTGCCCCTCAAGGCCTGTGGCCCAGGCCCTTCCACACCTAAGCTCCCCGAGGGCGAGCACGAGCCGGAAACCCCCTGCCTGTCCCGGATCCTCTTTCCACTGGCGCCAGCAGAGGCGATGACCTTCTCCAGGTGGGGCCTGCCTCGCCAATGTTCCTCTTTCGCCTCTGGTTGAGCCCCGCTCCCCCTAAAACTGTACCCTGCAAGCTGTACCTTCCTCTTTTCTGGAGGCCTCTGGTGGTTTCCCCTTTTTCTCCTCACCAGAGAGGACCAGCCCACCTGAGGAAAAAAAGGGGCAGGGTTAAAGGCCACCAGGAAGAGCTACGGAAGAGCCAGACCCTGGGGGCTCATTGTACCATTGCCTGGACTTGAAATAGGAAATTTGGCAAACCTGGCCAGACCCTCAGAGGCCCAAAGCCAGGCCCATCGCAGAGATCCCAGCCTTCTCTCCTGCTCCGCACGTCTGGGTCTGCTGCCAGCCCAACCGGACCCCAACCACCAGGTTGGGGAAGTAGACTGATGACTGTTGCTCTCCTGAGGGGatggggggcaggaggggccaATTGGCAGACTGAATGGTTTGGGAGGGTTTCTAGATAAAATATAGAACACCCAGTTACACTTGAGTTTCAGATAAACCACAGATACTTTTTGAGTATAAGTATGCCCTAAATTTTGTATGAGACatacttataatttttaaaaatgttcatctgAAATTGAACTTTCAATTTCAATTGAATATCAAAGTGTATATCCTGTTTTGAGGATTGTTGTTTTGCGCTttttttgctaaatctggcaaccctaccccTGGCACCCTTCTCTGCAGCCAGGTGAGATCTAGATTCTCTCGATTATCCTGCCCTTATTTCATATTGAGCTGCTCTACTCACTGACCAAGTCCTGAGGACCAAGTGGGTGTCTCAGGGCCCACTGGGGCACCTGGGCAGGGGCCCCTGTTCCTGTGCCCTCTGCCCTGCAACCACCTCACCTCTTCCCTAGGTTTTGGGTGGCACCATGATGAAGGGACCCCACAGGGTACCCACATGGGGTCGAGGGCTAGGCAGAGGCCCCCCATGGTGATTGGTGGTTCTCATCCTCTGGAGGTGTCCACCCCAGCGCTGTGGTCAGGCATGGGGATGGAAAAAACTTGGGGGCGGGTGGAGACATTTACTCTCCCAGGAGCCTCTGTCATAAACTTGGATGCTGTTTATCCTTGCTGGTGGGAGGAGGGTATACAGATCCAGAGGCTCTGGGCTCATTTTGTGGGACCATAAGAGTGGCCGCCGACAACAGAGCAGAGGGCCCCACAGCATCCTCAGCCTGAATCAGGCAGACACAGTGCACAGTGGGGGTGTCCCGGAGGACTGTCCGCACACTATTTGGACACACAACATTCTGTTTTGATTTCCCAGGGAAAGGTTGGCCTTGCAGGAGCCTTGTCCTCCTGGGGGCAGTCTCTCATCTTGGCCGGCTCTGAAACTTGCATCTGGAAATACAGGCCTTCACGCAGCCGGGCCCACCTGCCCTGGCGACCCCACCCCCAGA is a window from the Manis javanica isolate MJ-LG chromosome 5, MJ_LKY, whole genome shotgun sequence genome containing:
- the ABHD16B gene encoding LOW QUALITY PROTEIN: ABHD16B (The sequence of the model RefSeq protein was modified relative to this genomic sequence to represent the inferred CDS: inserted 2 bases in 2 codons; deleted 1 base in 1 codon; substituted 1 base at 1 genomic stop codon); this translates as MPMCVVCFMKALVHVFKIYLTANYTYNFRNWPVDFLWDDIRATSRGGGSHRALTRTAAVAGVWLLQGEALDGVAPGRPRRGARSQAQCLLQXIRELPCQLASHALTHSLGRWLVYPGSTFLMMRALLQLLRQGQEXLVERYRGRRAKLVACDGNEIDTMFMDRHQQPGSHSRSLLLVVICCEGNAGFYEMGCLSAPLEAGYSVLSWNHPGFGDGTGAPFPQHNASAMDVAVKDALHGLHFPPAHVVVYGWSIGGFTATWATMMYLELGALGLDATFDDLMPQSWKGLVVRSVPEHFNLNVAGQLCRYPGPVRLPRRTQKEVVSTSGPLRPLPSSDLEGSRVNELLLRLLQHRYPNVMALEGLAVVIRWLRAHNLPQEAAFCARYRVDNEWFLAPLRSYRARSYRARCKDEQDKEAWEPHGLTFPWLVGQSLSPRRRRQLALFLARKHLKNLEATHCSPXELEDFQLPWRL